A stretch of DNA from Fibrobacter sp. UWB11:
TACGCAGCTCTCATCGCTAAGAAGCCCTACCTCGACATCCCGCAGTGGGGTGCAGCCGATATCGACGCCGACCCGGCCCAGATCGGTAAGGCAGGCTCGCCGACGAACGTGAAGGCCGTCAAGAACATCGTGTTCAAGGCCAAGGAAAGCCGCACGCTCTCCGCAAGCGACGCCGACATTGAAGGACTTATCAAGGAACTTTTAGACGGGAAGATTATTGGCTAACCTATGAATAACGTATTTGTATATTGCGAAATTGAGGGAACCACCGTCGTTGACGTTTCCCTTGAACTGCTTTCTAAGGGTCGCAAGTTGGCCAACACTCTCGGCGTTCAGCTCGAGTGCATTTGCGCTGGCAAGGGCCTTGATGGCATTGAAAAACAGGTTTTCCCTTACGGTGTGGACAAGGTTCATGTGTTCGACGCCGAAGGCCTGTTCCCCTACACCACCAATCCGCACGCCTCTCTCGTGGTGAACCTCTTCAAGGAAGAACAGCCGCAAATTTGCTTGCTCGGTGCAACGGTTATCGGCCGTGACCTCGGCCCGCGCATCTCCAGCGCCATGCACAGCGGCCTTACCGCTGACTGTACCGAACTCGAAATCGACAGCTTCGAAATGAGCATCGGTGGCGTGAAGAAGTTCTACGAAAACCAGCTCTGCCAGATCCGTCCGGCATTCGGCGGTAACATCGTCGCAACGATTGTGAACCCGGAACACCGCCCGCAGATGGCAACCGTCCGCGAAGGCGTGATGAAGAAGGAAATCGTGGACCCGAACTACAAGGGCGAAGTCATCAAGCACGACGTGGCCAAGTACGTTCCGGAAACGGAATACGTGGTCAAGGTGCTTGAACGCCATGTGGAAAAGGCCAAGCACAACCTCAAGGGCGCTCCGATTGTGGTCGCCGGTGGTTACGGCATGGGCTCCAAGGAAAACTTCGACATGCTGTTCGAACTTGCCAAGGAACTCCACGCTGAAGTCGGTGCTAGCCGCGCCGCTGTGGATGCAGGTTTCGTCGATCATGACCGTCAGATCGGTCAGACTGGCGTGACGGTCCGCCCGAAGGTCTATATCGCTTTCGGTATTTCCGGCCAAATCCAGCACCTCGCTGGTATGCAGGATTCAGGTATCATCATCTCCGTGAACTCCGACCCCGAAGCTCCGATCAACGCTATCGCTGATTACGTGATCAACGGCACCGTCGAAGAAGTTCTCCCGAAGATGATCAAGTATTACAAGGCAAACAACAAGTAAGCGCTATGGCAAATTTCTACACAGATCACCCCGAGATTAAATTCAACCTCGAAAGCAGCCCCTTGATGCAGCGCATTGTCGAACTCAAGGAAAACGGCTTTGCTGACAAGGACAATTTCGACTATGCGCCGGAAGATTTTGCCGACGCTATGGACAACTACAACCGCGTGCTCGAAGTCGCAGGCGACATCACCGCAAACACGGTCTTCCCGAACTCCGAAGACGTGGATGCCGAAGGCCCGCACTGCGAAAACGGCCGCGTCCGCTACGCATCCAAGACCTACGAAAACCTTGAAGCCACCCGCAAGGCTGGCCTCAACGGTGTCACGATGCCGCGCCGCTTTGGCGGCCTCAACTTCCCGATTACCGCCTACACGGCCATCAACGAAATGATTGCCTCTGCAGACGCCGGTTTCGAGAACATCTGGTCCCTCCAGGACTGCATTGAAACGCTCTATGAATTCGGCGACGAAGACCAGCGTTCCCGTTTCATCCCGCGCATCTGCGCCGGCGAAACGATGTCCATGGACTTGACCGAGCCCGATGCAGGTTCTGACTTGCAGCGCGTGATGCTCAAGGCCACCTACAGCGAAGCTGACAAGTGCTGGTACTTGAACGGCGTGAAGCGCTTCATCACGAACGGCGACTCCGACATTCACCTGGTGCTCGCCCGCTCCGAAGAAGGCACGCACGATGGTCGTGGTCTTTCCATGTTCATTTACGACAAGCGTGACGGTGGCGTTGATGTTCGCCGCATCGAAAACAAGCTCGGTATTCACGGAAGCCCGACTTGCGAACTTGTCTACAAGAACGCCAAGGCTGAACTCTGCGGCCGCCGCAAGTTCGGTCTCATCAAGTACGTGATGGCCCTCATGAACGGCGCACGCCTCGGCATTGCCGCTCAGTCTGTGGGTATCAGCCAGATGGCTTACAACGAAGCTCTCGCCTACGCCAAGGACCGTAAGCAGTTCGGTCAGGCTATCGTGAACTTTCCGGCCGTCTACGAAATGATCTCGAACATCAAGGCTCGCCTCGATGCAGGTCGCGCCCTCTTGTACCAGACAGCTCGTTACGTCGACATTTACAAGTGCCTCGAAGACATCGAACGCACGCGCAAGCTCACCGACGACGAAAAGAAGGAACTCAAGCTTTACCAGAAGCTCGCTTCCGCTTGCACGCCGCTCGCCAAGGGCATGAACTCCGAATACGCAAACCAGAACAGCTACGACTGTATCCAGGTTCACGGCGGTTCGGGCTACATGCTTGAATACGCTTGCCAGCGCCTCTACCGCGACGCTCGTATCACCTCCATTTACGAAGGTACGACGCAGCTCCAGACGGTTGCAGCACTCCCGCACATCACCACCGGCAGCTACGGTCTCATGCTCGAAGAACTCGAAGCTATGGACGTTCGCCCGGAATACGAAAGCCTCAAGGCCCGCGCCAAGGCAATGGACGAAAAGTACAACGAAGCTATTGAGTACGTGAAGTCCGTTGAAAACAACGAATTCACCGACCTCTGCAGCCGTCACTTGTACGAACTCGCCGCCAACTGCGTGATGACCCAGTTGCTCCTCCGCGACGCCACCAAGGCACCGGAACTGTTCGACAAGAGCATGAAGGTGTATTTGAACCTCGCCGAAGCCGAAGTCGCAAAGCACTACAACTTTGTGAAGAGCCTCCGCGTGGAATCGCTCGAAAGCTACAAGCAGGCTTAACTGATAGCGGGGCGTGTAAACACCCCGGTGTCATCCTGAGCGGAGTGCCGTGAGGCACGAAGTCGAAGGATTTAAACGCTAAAAGAACCTCGGTGATGAACCGAGGTTCTTTGTTTGCAATTTCCTTTTACTCAATCTTTATTTTTTAAGCAACGCAACGACACTCCATTATCATCAGTCATTGTAACGGAAAAAGTAAAATACGAATTCGATGTTTGCGAAACATCTTTGGCATTAAAACTCGCAGTTTCTGTATTCCACTTTGTTTGACGATAGGTCGTCCAAAACTCAGCCCGTTCACCATAATAATCAAATGGTTCAAAAGTACCCCAGTCATTAAAGCTGTATTTAAAGCCCGATGGTTTGACATTAAATCCAAATTTATCACTTCCATTTCCATTATCAATCCAACCATTTTTCGATTTCAAAGCAATAGATCCAGCGGCATAGCTTTCCACACCACCATCTGCCGCCCCACCTCCCGCAACTTTTACAAGTGTAGACCATTCGTTTAAGCTAGGAACATGCCATCCTTTGGGGCATATTCCACGTATTTCTATTGTATCAACAATCAATGTTGATACACATTTAGCAACCCCACTTCCACACCCCGCAGTCTGAGAACTAAATATACCCGCACTATCAATAGCAGCCGAATATGTATATAGATGTCCTAATGATTCACAACTATCAGATATGTAATTAAAACAAAAACTCTTAGCAGTGCCATAATCATAATCCAATTTCAAGTTTTCCGCCATCCAAATTTGGCTGCCAATTGTTACAGTCTTGTACACCTGATTATCCCTTAAATCCTTGAGGGTATTACTTTTTCTATCATAAACACTCTCTCCATTTTTATTTACCACTTTAGAAAAAATAGTTGAAACAGGAATGCAATCATGATTTTTCGTTAGATAGTAGCAATATGAAGATTCGAATGCACTACTCATTACAGTACTACTAGAAATTTGATTAGAAATAATTGATGATGATGAATAGGAAGTAGCAATTGAACTGTAACTAAAAGAAAAAGGATCCATCAACTGCCAATTTCCATTTTGACAGGTATAAGCATTCCCCTGTGGATCTTGCATAACACTTCCCACAGAACAAGTAGGCAAATTATTTTGCAATGGAACGAATACGTCATTACGACATATATATCTGGTTCCATCAATATCTGTCTGAGAGCCTTCAATGCATACTGAATTATTTGTTTGCGAAGCAGTTACATTAGCGTTGGAATCATTGCCGCACGCAACGAAACAGAAAACTCCAACCAACCAAAAGACACACGCTATCTTCATAACATACCTCCCTACAAAATGGATAAATTCAAAAAAAAGACGTGGGAAACGTTCATGTTTATCCGAATCGAGGTTCAGCAAAACCTGCACTTGATAAACACAAACGACCCACGCCCATTACTGGACGTGAGCGTTCGCATCCCTTTTCTCAAGTGCTTGAAATTTGCTGATTTCGATTCAGAGAGCCAGGAGCAAAGCTCAAGAAATGTCAAAAACAAAATTACCTTATAAAAACACCTCTAAAAAGTTTACAATCCTAATATAACTCTTTTTTCACGATAAAAAGCCTTTTTTCAAACGAGAATGCTCTAAAATTAAGAAAAACATATCATATAGAGCTACCAGATAATATTCCTAATTAGACTAGTTTGGGTTTACTACGGCTTAATTAGCAATTAAGTCACCCACATCTATCTCTTTTTTGTAGGCTCAACCTGCTTGTAATACTTTTTTAAAAAAGTCTTATTGTCAATACGATCCTTATACGCATGAGCCCATAATTCGTTAAAATCATATGTTGGGTAATTAACGGCCTTGTTTTTTAGAATTTCAATGAAATCTTGGTTTTGATTTTGCAAATCAAGAAAAGATTCTAATTCAGAAATGTTTATGATACTTACATCATCTAGTTTTCCATATTCAGATTTCAGCAAATCCTTACATATACTATTTGCGTTATACAAATGATCATATAGAACAACCAGACTGTGAACTACATTGCAATTCTTGTATGCAGACAATTCTAGCAAGCCATTTGCCATCAAATTCTTGGTCACTCTAATTTGCTCGATGGCTTTACCAACACTATTTTTTAAGTTATTCGAAGCACAACGATGATCACCTAGAAACTTCGCGTTTGAAAAAATACCAGATTGTTTAACCTCAACAAGAACCAATTCATTATCTTTTTTCAAAAAAAAGTCTACCGTTTTATTTTGCCGCTTTCCATAAACAATTTCTCTAGATATTTCAAACGATGTTAGATAATAATCTAATAGCATCCCTACATAATTTTCGAAAGCATAACCAAATTCCTCTCGAAATAGATTCCTTTTAGCACCATTATTATAGTGATTGGATAAATCGTGGTATATTCCTGTAGTTACCCGAGCATACAAATAATTTACGGCAGGGACAAAGTAAACCACCCTATTTTTTCCCACAGGAATTTCTTCAGAATTCAAAATAGGCTTACTTATATAAGCTGGAGGAACGGTTCTATTTATCCATTCAGCCTTCTTTGAGGAAAAATAATCCAAGAACTTTAAATGTGAATCTTCCTGTAAATTTTCTCCGAAAAAAGACGATAATTCAGAAGGATTTTCGTACGGAAACAAGTATCCATTTTTTAGCGCAGCCATAGCAAAAAACAGAATTGACCTATAAGATATTCCTACAATAGACTCAATTTCTGTTAAAGGCTGAATGGTATTTCTTGACGGCCATGCATCTGTAAACAAGCACCAAGCTCTAGAGACCATATGCATAGGAGAGCCTCGAAACTGTTCATAAGAAACTAGGGTCATCATTTCAAGGGCATCCGAATGCTTTAGAAGATTCTTTTCTTCTTCTCCCGATGCAATACGAAGAACCAATCGTAAGCCATCATCCGTAGGAGTTGTCAACTTTTCATTTCTTGCGTATTTTGCAGCAAGAATAACAGCCTCGCACAAAGTTCTATCTGTATACGGGACGTCTTTAAACTGTTCCACCTTCTCAGATAGAAACAAATTTGAAGACAAACTACAAATTTTTCTTACTAACTCCAAAAAATTAAACTGAGAGAAAAAACTTTGGCATTCGCTTTCGGAAAGTTTAATTGTATCTGTTACCAATATATTCTTCCCACAAAAGGAACCTGGATTATAAATTTCCATTCCACCCCTCCCATTTATCACGATAAAACCAAGGATTATTCTTCCTTAGCAATCGCTTTTTCTGCCCAATCTTCCGGGAACGAAATGTGTTCCAACTGAATTGCAGACGAATACTTTTCAAACAATTCTTTAATTGACGGAAGAAATTCTTCGTTCCACTTTTGGGGATTCGGATACAAATTTCGCACAGCAAGGAACGCCGCCCAAAGAGAGCGTTCATCTTTTTCCTCGACTTCCTCAATATTTGCAGGAATAGCAGAGAAAATCCTATAGTAGAGTCGTCCGTAATGGGCACAGATATTACGCAAGTCAGTCGTACACCTTAGCCAGCTTTTTAGATTCTTCGGAATCGTCTTATAATACTGACATGCAAAGAGCTTTTGATCTGCAAGAACAAGGTCTGCATAAAAATAGGACAACATGCCAAACGAGAACAACTCCACAGCCACCCAAATGGGGAACACACCATCATAGCAATCCTGATGATGCTTCACAAAAAGAACATTAGAACTATGTTCAACTTCTCTATTGAACGTTTCTAAGAATCTTTGGTGTTTATGCGACGGAGAAAAATTCGATTCAATCAAATAACCCGTCGGACCATATTTATGCGCATGGAAATACGCAAGTCTCGCCCTCATAGAAATTTCAATCTCTTCAAGAGCCGAGAAAAGCGACCGTCTCAACAATCGGTCGAATTCGTATATCTGCACAATTCTTGAAAAACTCGTCCCTGCATTATAGGAACCATCTTGTTTTCTAAACGGTAGGAAATATGCAGACAACCTATAATAATTTATGGACTCAAGGCATCGAACAGCATCATCCACACTTTCGATACAACATCCACGTTGTTCGATCTTTTCAGCCTGCTCCCTATACGTTGTCGCCTTTTTGATTTCCATAAAAAAAATGTCCCCCCTGGGACACGTCAATGAGAGGTGCGGGGGGTCCTGTTATTTATAAATATACAATCTTTTTCAAAAAACAGCAAGTAGCCGTTTATTGAATCAGACAGAAGTAGCCTCACTTTTAAGATGCTTATTGATTGCGGTAAGCCGAGCGTTGCGAGTGCGGCATTTGCAAAAACCCCTGCGGCTCGACCATAGCCATGCAAGCATGGCTGCGACACACACCTTTCAACCTAATTCGGTAGGCCGATTCCGCCCCCACCTACCCAAAATCTCCCAAAACAGCGAAAAATACAGGCACACCACATTCACGAGTTCAATAAAGAGCTATCTTTGCATACGAAATGGAACTGATCAAAAACTACGACATTAGAGTCTTGTGCAATCCCGGTGTGGAATCGGCACAGTTGCTCACGCCCGACAACAGCAGGTCAGAAAAGGTTTCGGTCACGAAAGTTTCTGTGATGCCAGGTGCAGAGCAGCCTCGTCACAAGCACTACACGTCGGAACAGATCTGGGTAGCTATTGCTGGTCGCGGAGTTCTCTTGTTGGCAGACGACAAGGAAGTGCCGTTTGAAGCAGGCGATGTAGTCCGTTTTTCGGAAAAGGAAATTCACGGACTCAAGAACATGGGTGCCGATATTTTCGAATACATTTGCATCAGTACGCCACCGATGAATTTCGCATACGCGTACATGCACGAGAGATAAAAGAAGGCGGCCGAGGCCGCCATTTTTCTTATTTCAAGAAGAGCGAGATTTTGCCGAAGTCCAGAATCGTGATGAACACGAAGAAACTGATGAAGAATGCTGCGGCAACATTTTGAATAACTGATTGAGTTTTTAAACTCAGCGGTTTTCCGCGTACTTTTTCAATTCCAAGGAACATGAGCAGGCCACCGTCCGTAATTGCAAGCGGAAGCAAGTTCATTACACCCAAGTTAATGCTGATTAATGCGAGGAGCATCAAGAAATCCTGGAAACCACTCATCCACACGTTTCCCATTACGGCGACAATGGAGACCGGGCCCGAGAACGCATCGACTTTAACTTGTCCTTGGAACAAGCGTTTGAAGTATCGGAAAATGCTCGTGGTCATTTTCCAGCTTGTAGCGCAAGTCTTTTCAAACGCTTCAATCGGTCCACGGCGCACAAGGTGCGTTTCGCTGAACATCACGTAACCCATCTGGATTCCGACAATGTAGCGTTTGAATTCTTCGTTGTAGGCAGGAGTCATTTTCACGTTGACTTTTTCGCCACCGCGCATGAGCGTCACACTGACTTCGGCTCCTTTGGAGCCATCTATCAAGCGGACAACATCTTCGTAGCGAGAAATGTGTTCGCCGTTGATTTCGAAAATAGTATCACCGCGCAAAATTCCAGCTTTTTCAGCAGCAGAGCCTTCCTTGGGCGGCAAGCGCACGATAACGCGATTGCGAGGATAGACTCCGATATCGCCAATGCCCATTTTGATAGGATCGGATGTCGAATCCATAGCCGGGATTACAAGTTCTTGCGGAACAACCTTGATTGCAAGCGGTTCACCACCGCGATGCACTTCGAGCATGACATTTGCGCCAAGGCTTACACCAATTTGTTCGCGAAAGTCATCCCATCCTTGCGTTTCCTTGCCATTGATTGCAGTGATTGTATCACCCGGCTGGATGCCCGCCATTTCGGCAGAAGAATTCTTCGCCACAAATCCAATGATAAGGCTCTTGTTGTCGGGTTCCTGAACACCGACCATATAAAGGATAATCAATAGAACAAACGCAAAAGCGATATTCACAAACGGTCCCGCAAATGCAATTGCGGCACGCGCCCCTACGGACTTGCCCAAAAAATCATCTTGCGAGGGTTGATTGCCTTCGATGCTATCGGGATTTTCACCGGCCATCGCCACATAACCGCCAAAGGGAATTGCAGAGATGCAGTATTCCGTTTCGCCTTTTTTGTAGCGGAAAAGCTTTTTGCCAAAGCCAACCGAGAAGGTGTTCACCCTAACCTTGTTCCACTTGGCAACAATAAAATGGCCCAGTTCATGAATGGTCACAAGGAAGCTCAGGGCCAACAGCCCCAAGACAAACATCAACAAATTGTTCAAAATACTCGACATCATGTTGACAATTTAGAAATTTTGCTTTTAATAGAAAAACGGCGCCCCGACAAATAGGGGCGTCGTTTTGCATTCTATGAATATGAGAATTTGTTTACTTGATGTGTTGTCCCTTCAAGTCAAAGCGTTTGCCGTTCTTTTCGACGAAGAGAGAGTGACCATCGAAACGGAAACGCGGTTGCTGAGAGCGAACGACATTAGATTCAACAGGCACGCGGATTGCAATCGTCCCCTGCGAGCTGGAGGATTCTACGTTTGCAGAAGAGCTTAAGGAAACGCTCGGAACAGAAGAAGAGCTCACGGCGGTTTCGGAAGAACTAGACACAACTGCCGAAGACGAACTCTGCGGAGCACTCGAAGAAGAAGAAACCGTAGAAGAGCTAGAAGCCGGTACATCCTGTTTTGCAACGCCTGCGGCAGCAAATTCCGGAGCATAGCCAGCATTGATGGCTTCGATTGCACCAGCGAGATACGCAAGCGGAGCGTTCCAGTTAATGGCAACTTCATTTGTGGCATAGCTGCAACGCTGATCGGTGTAAGCGGTAGCGGCCTGACCTGTACGGTAATCTGCACACTTCCATTCGGCAGCAGAGCCAACGTCTTCGCCGCCCGGCTGTGGGCCACCCACGAGCATTCCCGGAATCGGGTCTTCTACATTATCAGAAGTACTCGGACGGTGGTGCGGCATTTTCGGAGACTTGGTGCCGTAACCTGTCACAAAAGACATGTCGAGAGGATTCTTGCCGAGCAAGTAATCGAGAGCCTTGACGGCAGCCTTGTAATACTTTTGATTGCCCGTGAGGTAATAGGCATGCAACAGCCAAACACCCTGATTGGAAGCAACGGCATTGGATCCCCATACAAAGTCATCCTTGTCCATCACGACGCCAAAACCCGATTCGGCGCGGTTGACAAACTTATCGGCAGTACCCAAAATTTTCTGTTTTGCTTCGCTGGCATCGCCACCAAACTGAGTTTGATGAGTTGCTTTTTCGTAAGTGGCAAGGCCCATGACATCACCCCAATACGAAACGTATTCCGAGGAGCCCGACTGCTTGTAAGAAGCATCGCCGGTCGTGATGTAGAGTTCCGTACCTGCGAGAACCTTTTCATCATTCGGATTGTCATTTTCGTAGGCGCCCGTCGAAACGTCCGACGGATTGGCGAGATAGTTACGGCTCGGGTTCTGCTGACCCCAAGCATAAGCTTTCTTGGCAGCTTCGAGACACTTGGAAGCGTAAGTAGCATCGAACGGCTTGTAAATGCGGGAAGCCATAGCCATGACTGCGGCAAAATCAAATGTACCAGCAGTGCTCTTACCGATAACATAAAGTTCGGAGTTATCCTGAGCAGGCATTACATCACCCGGGAAACCGAGAGACGTGAGTTTGTGATAAACGCCGCCATCAGAAGCCTGCATGGTGAGCATCCAATCGAGATTGTACTTGATTTCGGCAAGCAAATCCGGCAAGGAGCCTTCGGCCGGGATATTCCACTTGAGCGTCTTGAAATACTGCGGGAAGTGTTCGTAGAGAGAGAGAAGCGTGTAAGTCGTGATGCCCGAGTTCACGATATAGCGACCATAGTCACCAGCATCGTACCAGCCCTTGCTCGACTGGATTGTACCCGAGGCACCGGTAGAATTGTGAAGTTTTGCTGTTGCGTTCGTGTGACCAGCGGCACGAGCCCACTTGCCTGCGTACTGTTCTTCGAGAGCCATGGAGGCACGCTGGTAGTAGAACCACTTGATGGAGGCCTTGACTATTTCTTCGTAGGTTTGCGATTTCACAACGAGATCGGAACGGAGCACATTACCGTTCACCTTGATGCTGTACTTGCCCGCTTCGGCGAGCTTGGAGAAATCGACGAGTTGGACGTTCTGACCGCTCGCATTCCAGTAAGATGCAGCCTTCGGCGTGACAGAAAGCACTACTTGGCCAGCCGCATTAACAAAATCCACATTGCCGTTAGCTTCGACAAGGGCTAGTTCCTTGAAGTCGCCTGGACGGTAACCGATTTGGTTGATGTAAGCGGTCGCAGCAAAAGCCGGAACCACAACAAGCGCAGCAAGCGCAACGGACTTTATCGCATGATTTTTCACAAACATCCTCACTTAAAAAAGTGCAAGTATTACCCATATAATATAGAGCCGTTCAAGTACTTTTTCCACCCGCGCAAGCATCATTTTAGAGAAAAGTGTAGCAAGTGTTTTGCAATCACACACAAAAAAACGGCGCCCCCGGAGAAAGGGGCGTCGCTTTGCATTCTATGAATATGGATTTTTTGAGGTTCGGTTAGGAGAATTCTTTAGAAACGATGACCCTTGAGGTCAAAGCGCTTGCCGCTCTTTTCGATGAACACCTTCTGATCATCAAAACGGAGACGCGGAGCATTATCAACAGACACACGATGCCTCGATACAACCGGCTTGATGGACGATGTACCACCCTTTGCAACACCAGGAACCGCAAAAGACGGAGCAAAGCCAGCATTCAAAGCTTCAAGGGCGCCAGCAATGTAAGCAAAAGGAGCGTTCCAGTTGATAGCGACTTCGTTCGTCGCATAGCTGCAACGGTCATCGATATAAGATGTTGCAGGAACACCAGTCGTGTAATCCTTACATTCCCAAGACTTGGAGCCAATATCTTCACCACCCGGCTGCGGGCCACCCACAAGCATACCCGGAATCGGTTCCGTTATTTTATCCGCAGTACTCGGACGATGATGCGGAAGTTTCGGCGACTTTGTTCCAAAGCCTGTCAAGAAAGACATATCAAGCGGATTCTTGCCGAGCAAATAGTCAACGACTTTTTTAGCAGCTTCGTAATACTTCTGTTCGCCAGTAAGGTAGTAGGCATAAAGGAGGAACACGCCTTGGTTACCCGCCACAGCGTTGGAGCCCCAGACAAAGTCTTCGTTCGACATTACAACGCCAAAGCCACTCGAAGCGGCAAAGGCAAATTCATTTGCATAGCTCAAAAGCATCGACTTAGCGGTTTCGGCATCGACACCAGCTTCGGTCGGGTGAGTTGCGGCACCATAAACAGCAAGGCCGTACATTTCGGGCCATGCCGGAACAATGCTTGTCTTGTTAGCATCGATAGTCGGCTTGTACGAAGCATCTCCCGTAGAAAGGAACAATTCCATACCGGCAAAAGCCTTTTCATCGGAGAATTCGCCATCGCTATAAGAACCTGTTGCAACATCGACCGGATTGTAGAATGCAACATTCGGATTCTGGAGCGCCCAGGCATAAGCCTTCTTGGCGGCTTCAAGGCAAGTTGTTGCGTATGTGGCATCAAACGGTTTATACACACGATATGCAGCAGCCATCACACCAGCAAAATCAAGCGTTGCAGCAGTACCTTTACCGATAACATAAAGTTTATCGGTATCCTTGGCCGGCATCACATCGCCCGGGAACTGGAGAGTCGAAAGCTTGTGGTAAACCATACCGTCAGCGGCCTGCATGGTGAGCATCCAGTCAAGATTGTACTTGATTTCGGCAAGCAAATCCGGGAGAGTTCCTTCGGCCGGGATATTCCATTTGAAAGTCTTGAAATAATCCGGAAAGTGTTCGTAAAGTGAAAGGAGCGTGTATGTAGTAATGCCCGAGTTCACGATATAGCGACCATAGTCACCAGCATCGTACCAGCCCTTACTCGATTCGATCGTACCCGAAGCACCCGTAGATTTATGGAGATTCACGGTCGCATTCGTGTGGCCTGCATCGCGTTTCCACTGGCCGGCATACGTTTCCTCCAAAGCCATGGAGGCACGCTGGTAATAGTACCACTTGAGCGAAGCCTTGGCGACATCTTCAAAAACTTTGTCTGCAACTTTCAAGTCTGAACGAAGAACTTGGCCGCCCTGCTTAATGCTATAGACACCCGGTGTTTTCAATTCGGAAATATCTACCAGCTGCACATTCACTGCACCCGGATTCCAATAAGAAGCGGCCTTCGGAGTGACCTTGAGGACGGTCTGACCAGCGGCATCTACAATTTCGATATCGCCACTTCCTTCGGTCAAGGCAAATTCCTTCGGATCCGAAGTACGATAACCGACTTGGTTGATGTAAGCGGTCGCGGCGGTCGCAGCCGTAGCGAGCGAAAGTACCGTCGCCGCGAGAGGGATAAACTGTTTCAAGCCAAATTTGACCGACATAGGACACTCCTTTCCATTATTCAACACTATAAATATATCGTGAAAAACAAAAAACGCCCTTTGAATACGGCAAAAACTGGACACAGCTGTACCCAAT
This window harbors:
- a CDS encoding electron transfer flavoprotein subunit alpha/FixB family protein; the protein is MNNVFVYCEIEGTTVVDVSLELLSKGRKLANTLGVQLECICAGKGLDGIEKQVFPYGVDKVHVFDAEGLFPYTTNPHASLVVNLFKEEQPQICLLGATVIGRDLGPRISSAMHSGLTADCTELEIDSFEMSIGGVKKFYENQLCQIRPAFGGNIVATIVNPEHRPQMATVREGVMKKEIVDPNYKGEVIKHDVAKYVPETEYVVKVLERHVEKAKHNLKGAPIVVAGGYGMGSKENFDMLFELAKELHAEVGASRAAVDAGFVDHDRQIGQTGVTVRPKVYIAFGISGQIQHLAGMQDSGIIISVNSDPEAPINAIADYVINGTVEEVLPKMIKYYKANNK
- a CDS encoding acyl-CoA dehydrogenase family protein — protein: MANFYTDHPEIKFNLESSPLMQRIVELKENGFADKDNFDYAPEDFADAMDNYNRVLEVAGDITANTVFPNSEDVDAEGPHCENGRVRYASKTYENLEATRKAGLNGVTMPRRFGGLNFPITAYTAINEMIASADAGFENIWSLQDCIETLYEFGDEDQRSRFIPRICAGETMSMDLTEPDAGSDLQRVMLKATYSEADKCWYLNGVKRFITNGDSDIHLVLARSEEGTHDGRGLSMFIYDKRDGGVDVRRIENKLGIHGSPTCELVYKNAKAELCGRRKFGLIKYVMALMNGARLGIAAQSVGISQMAYNEALAYAKDRKQFGQAIVNFPAVYEMISNIKARLDAGRALLYQTARYVDIYKCLEDIERTRKLTDDEKKELKLYQKLASACTPLAKGMNSEYANQNSYDCIQVHGGSGYMLEYACQRLYRDARITSIYEGTTQLQTVAALPHITTGSYGLMLEELEAMDVRPEYESLKARAKAMDEKYNEAIEYVKSVENNEFTDLCSRHLYELAANCVMTQLLLRDATKAPELFDKSMKVYLNLAEAEVAKHYNFVKSLRVESLESYKQA
- a CDS encoding FISUMP domain-containing protein gives rise to the protein MKIACVFWLVGVFCFVACGNDSNANVTASQTNNSVCIEGSQTDIDGTRYICRNDVFVPLQNNLPTCSVGSVMQDPQGNAYTCQNGNWQLMDPFSFSYSSIATSYSSSSIISNQISSSTVMSSAFESSYCYYLTKNHDCIPVSTIFSKVVNKNGESVYDRKSNTLKDLRDNQVYKTVTIGSQIWMAENLKLDYDYGTAKSFCFNYISDSCESLGHLYTYSAAIDSAGIFSSQTAGCGSGVAKCVSTLIVDTIEIRGICPKGWHVPSLNEWSTLVKVAGGGAADGGVESYAAGSIALKSKNGWIDNGNGSDKFGFNVKPSGFKYSFNDWGTFEPFDYYGERAEFWTTYRQTKWNTETASFNAKDVSQTSNSYFTFSVTMTDDNGVSLRCLKNKD
- a CDS encoding Abi family protein is translated as MEIKKATTYREQAEKIEQRGCCIESVDDAVRCLESINYYRLSAYFLPFRKQDGSYNAGTSFSRIVQIYEFDRLLRRSLFSALEEIEISMRARLAYFHAHKYGPTGYLIESNFSPSHKHQRFLETFNREVEHSSNVLFVKHHQDCYDGVFPIWVAVELFSFGMLSYFYADLVLADQKLFACQYYKTIPKNLKSWLRCTTDLRNICAHYGRLYYRIFSAIPANIEEVEEKDERSLWAAFLAVRNLYPNPQKWNEEFLPSIKELFEKYSSAIQLEHISFPEDWAEKAIAKEE
- a CDS encoding cupin domain-containing protein; the protein is MELIKNYDIRVLCNPGVESAQLLTPDNSRSEKVSVTKVSVMPGAEQPRHKHYTSEQIWVAIAGRGVLLLADDKEVPFEAGDVVRFSEKEIHGLKNMGADIFEYICISTPPMNFAYAYMHER
- the rseP gene encoding RIP metalloprotease RseP, translating into MNNLLMFVLGLLALSFLVTIHELGHFIVAKWNKVRVNTFSVGFGKKLFRYKKGETEYCISAIPFGGYVAMAGENPDSIEGNQPSQDDFLGKSVGARAAIAFAGPFVNIAFAFVLLIILYMVGVQEPDNKSLIIGFVAKNSSAEMAGIQPGDTITAINGKETQGWDDFREQIGVSLGANVMLEVHRGGEPLAIKVVPQELVIPAMDSTSDPIKMGIGDIGVYPRNRVIVRLPPKEGSAAEKAGILRGDTIFEINGEHISRYEDVVRLIDGSKGAEVSVTLMRGGEKVNVKMTPAYNEEFKRYIVGIQMGYVMFSETHLVRRGPIEAFEKTCATSWKMTTSIFRYFKRLFQGQVKVDAFSGPVSIVAVMGNVWMSGFQDFLMLLALISINLGVMNLLPLAITDGGLLMFLGIEKVRGKPLSLKTQSVIQNVAAAFFISFFVFITILDFGKISLFLK